The following coding sequences are from one Poecilia reticulata strain Guanapo linkage group LG18, Guppy_female_1.0+MT, whole genome shotgun sequence window:
- the LOC103480569 gene encoding endonuclease domain-containing 1 protein-like encodes MRLFCAYILSCSVSVVSSAVSNSFRDCSHFFYMQTPPAGIQGTSSQKKICQKFADKLRYATLYDSSRRLPLYSAYIFKKSDGKRRADTPWMYEPQLVSESESSNMKVLPLTEDVSPLIEESQTVLEDYIDAVEYRRGTLNPDQHQADPDDKSSTYTLTNVVPLVTDFLETSWSSYLDTVRRRLNNFCHGKSYIVTGVTFSGATVKRNNRDRLSIPKHVWMGYCCPKFDRNSPYEVRFMFPSYGGYALNEQAGNSVVEVPLKKLETFLKSQTDFEKDLSIFYKSCASENTIEKKRRDLQRVDLQPE; translated from the exons ATGCGTTTGTTTTGTGCCTACATCCTGTCCTGCTCTGTTTCGGTGGTAAGCTCTGCCGTGTCCAACAGCTTCAGGGACTGCAGCCATTTTTTCTACATGCAAACGCCTCCAGCAGGGATCCAAGGGACAAGCAGCCAGAAGAAGATCTGCCAGAAGTTCGCCGACAAACTGCGCTACGCCACATTGTACGACAGCAGCCGGCGTCTCCCTCTGTACTCAGCTTACATTTTTAAGAAGTCTGATGGGAAGAGGAGGGCAGACACGCCGTGGATGTACGAGCCTCAG CTGGTGTCTGAATCGGAGAGCAGCAACATGAAGGTGCTCCCTCTGACGGAAGACGTTTCTCCTCTCATCGAGGAGAGCCAGACCGTTTTGGAGGACTACATAGACGCTGTAGAGTACAGACGAGGCACGCTGAACCCCGACCAGCACCAAGCAGACCCAGACGACAAATCCTCCACCTACACCCTCACCAACGTCGTTCCTCTGGTCACTGACTTCCTGGAAACCTCCTGGAGTTCTTACCTGGACACGGTCCGCCGACGCCTGAACAACTTCTGCCATGGTAAATCTTACATCGTGACTGGAGTAACTTTTTCAGGGGCCACCGTCAAGCGCAACAACAGGGACCGTCTTTCAATACCAAAACACGTGTGGATGGGATACTGCTGCCCAAAGTTTGACCGTAACTCACCGTATGAGGTGAGGTTCATGTTCCCTAGTTATGGCGGCTACGCCCTGAATGAACAGGCGGGCAACAGTGTGGTGGAGGTGCCACTGAAGAAACTGGAGACTTTCCTGAAGAGCCAAACAGACTTTGAAAAAGACCTGAGTATTTTCTACAAGAGCTGTGCGTCAGAAAACACCATCGAAAAGAAGCGAAGAGACCTGCAGAGGGTTGACCTGCAACCCGAATAA
- the LOC103480627 gene encoding endonuclease domain-containing 1 protein-like: protein MMAFWLQMGFLIASLTSSAVRGRVEKELSPECREFLYMGTPPKGLELPSVKYICQFYNKKPRYVTLYSTEDHVPIYSAYTFKRSDGEKCVDVPWMYEPQLSTSFDTGEMQPFPRGYMHMNFEDAQAILDDYTNAIHYERGTLNPDEHQNEPDDKASTYTLTNVVPMVPDFNDRIWNKQEHIVRKRLNNYCRGTAYVVTGITKSGTMIRRENMNRIAVPDYLWSAYCCVDYDHNTPYTERYKFPSFAHYALNGDENNEVVETSVPKLREFLKKTFVNQNFQIFVGDCNPQSSMKSD, encoded by the exons ATGATGGCGTTTTGGCTACAGATGGGTTTCCTGATCGCCAGCCTCACATCTTCAGCGGTGAGAGGGCGAGTGGAGAAAGAGCTGTCTCCAGAGTGCAGGGAATTCCTCTACATGGGAACCCCACCGAAAGGCCTGGAGCTTCCCTCTGTCAAGTACATCTGTCAGTTTTACAACAAGAAGCCGCGCTACGTGACCCTGTACAGCACCGAGGATCACGTTCCGATCTACTCCGCCTACACCTTCAAGCGCTCGGACGGGGAGAAGTGTGTGGATGTTCCCTGGATGTATGAGCCACAG TTGTCCACTTCTTTTGACACGGGCGAGATGCAGCCGTTTCCACGCGGTTACATGCACATGAACTTTGAAGACGCCCAAGCGATTCTGGACGACTACACCAACGCCATACACTACGAGCGAGGGACGCTGAACCCGGACGAGCATCAGAACGAACCTGACGACAAGGCCTCCACTTACACCCTCACCAACGTCGTCCCCATGGTGCCCGACTTCAACGACAGGATCTGGAACAAACAGGAGCACATCGTCCGCAAACGGCTTAACAACTACTGCCGCGGGACGGCCTACGTAGTGACCGGGATCACCAAGTCAGGGACGATGATCCGCAGAGAAAACATGAACCGCATCGCAGTCCCCGACTACCTGTGGTCGGCTTACTGCTGCGTGGACTATGACCACAACACGCCTTACACGGAGCGATACAAGTTCCCGTCTTTTGCTCACTACGCCCTCAACGGGGACGAGAACAACGAGGTGGTAGAGACCTCCGTCCCGAAGCTCAGGGAGTTTCTCAAAAAGACGTTTGTGAACCAgaactttcagatttttgtagGAGACTGCAATCCCCAATCCTCCATGAAAAGTGATTAG
- the LOC103480570 gene encoding endonuclease domain-containing 1 protein-like: protein MRATSANRAVSLTAVVMVLTSVALQGVQAGVVSDFNHAERCKDSLYMGTPPRGYLSNAFKKICQRYEDKPRYATVYDPRRHIPIFSAYTFKKSDGEKKVDFPWMFEPQLASEKSSSNMEPFPQSTSMHMNFEDTQAVLEDYADVVQYERGQLNPDEHQADPLDKASTYSLTNVVPQIREFNLGPWAEHQDIVRKRLNNYCRGKAYVITGVTTSGHTIRRNNMDRVAVPEYMWSAYCCTEFDQNAPYFVRYKFPVFAAYGLNDRVNNQMVEVPLKNLEKFLKGRMDVDKNFQIFYNDCVPDN from the exons ATGAGAGCGACATCTGCAAACCGTGCCGTTTCCCTGACAGCTGTTGTGATGGTGCTGACCTCTGTGGCACTGCAGGGAGTCCAAGCAGGAGTAGTAAGTGACTTCAACCATGCAGAGCGCTGCAAGGACTCCCTTTATATGGGAACCCCACCGAGAGGTTATCTCAGCAACGCCTTTAAGAAGATCTGCCAGAGGTACGAGGATAAACCTCGCTACGCCACAGTGTATGACCCCCGCAGACACATCCCCATCTTCTCTGCGTACACGTTCAAGAAGTCAGACGGGGAGAAGAAGGTGGACTTCCCCTGGATGTTTGAGCCTCAG TTGGCATcagagaagagcagcagcaacatGGAGCCTTTCCCCCAGTCGACAAGCATGCACATGAACTTCGAGGACACCCAGGCCGTCCTCGAAGATTACGCCGACGTCGTTCAGTACGAACGCGGTCAACTAAACCCCGACGAGCACCAAGCAGACCCTCTGGATAAAGCCTCTACCTACAGCTTGACAAACGTGGTTCCTCAGATAAGGGAGTTCAACCTGGGCCCATGGGCCGAACACCAGGACATCGTCCGCAAACGACTCAATAACTACTGCAGAGGAAAGGCCTACGTCATCACCGGGGTCACCACGTCCGGACACACGATCCGCCGCAACAACATGGACCGGGTGGCCGTGCCGGAGTACATGTGGTCGGCCTACTGCTGCACGGAGTTCGACCAGAATGCGCCGTACTTTGTGCGCTACAAGTTCCCCGTGTTTGCGGCATACGGGCTGAACGACCGTGTCAACAACCAGATGGTGGAGGTTCCCCTGAAGAACCTGGAGAAGTTCCTCAAAGGGAGGATGGATGTGGACAAGAACTTCCAGATATTCTATAACGACTGTGTGCCAGATAACTAA
- the ufsp1 gene encoding ufm1-specific protease 1, with protein sequence MASDENIDWGACGKEICQKVETLLKNVHTGLPDPQTDPAKCSLVKGDYLYYHYGCDGQDDRGWGCGYRTTQTMASWIHLNRSTVQNQTRIAPSLPQIQQALVTMGDKPGSFSGSREWIGTFEASLVLDYFCDVPCKVVHVRGGGAELEQVAVEELHQHFEKQGSPVMMGGDRDNSSKGILGICTGDKGSYLLVVDPHYYGRQLEKTELQERGWVAWKRVSSLDQSSFYNLCLPQTAKKGK encoded by the coding sequence atggCGTCTGACGAAAATATAGACTGGGGTGCCTGTGGAAAAGAGATTTGTCAGAAGGTCGAGACTTTATTAAAGAATGTACACACTGGGCTCCCTGATCCACAAACGGACCCTGCGAAATGCTCCCTGGTTAAAGGAGACTATCTGTACTACCATTATGGCTGTGATGGACAGGATGACAGAGGCTGGGGCTGTGGATACCGAACCACTCAAACCATGGCTTCGTGGATTCACCTGAACAGGTCCACAGTTCAAAACCAGACCAGAATTGCTCCAAGCCTCCCACAGATCCAGCAAGCCTTGGTGACAATGGGGGACAAGCCAGGCTCCTTCTCAGGCTCCAGGGAGTGGATAGGGACATTTGAAGCCTCACTGGTGCTGGACTACTTCTGTGATGTTCCCTGTAAGGTGGTGCATGTTAGAGGTGGAGGAGCAGAGCTGGAGCAGGTTGCAGTGGAGGAGCTCCaccaacattttgaaaagcagGGTTCTCCTGTCATGATGGGAGGAGACAGGGACAATTCCTCTAAGGGTATATTAGGAATTTGTACTGGGGACAAAGGGAGCTATTTGCTTGTTGTTGATCCTCACTACTATGGGAGACAACTGGAGAAGACAGAGCTGCAGGAGAGAGGGTGGGTGGCTTGGAAACGAGTCTCATCTCTGGATCAGTCCTCGTTTTATAACCTCTGTTTGCCTCAGACTGCtaagaaaggaaaataa
- the pop7 gene encoding ribonuclease P protein subunit p20 isoform X1 has translation MFPLHNMGTNESPSCLLLDRHCSFRNMTEPRNPGMSSVPQSNPSHTESSSQAVEMDPVEYTLRKRLPRKLPKRRNDVYVNMKTDFRAQLARCQKLLDGGGHREICVHGLGLAINRAINIALQLQASSQGALQLAANTSTVELIDDLEPEDPDEAGEPMTRTRNNSAIHIKVFYPDPQ, from the exons ATGTTCCCCCTCCATAACATGGGAACAAATGAATCTCCCAGCTG CCTTCTTCTGGATCGTCACTGTTCGTTCAGAAACATGACTGAACCACGCAACCCCGGGATGTCCTCCGTCCCCCAGAGCAACCCGTCCCACACGGAGTCCAGCTCCCAAGCCGTAGAGATGGATCCAGTGGAGTACACCCTGAGGAAGCGTCTGCCCCGGAAACTTCCCAAGAGGCGGAACGACGTCTACGTTAACATGAAGACCGACTTCCGGGCCCAGCTGGCGCGCTGTCAGAAGCTGCTGGACGGTGGCGGTCACAGGGAGATCTGCGTCCACGGGTTGGGCCTCGCCATCAACAGAGCCATCAACATCGCCCTGCAGCTGCAGGCCAGCAGTCAGGGCGCTCTGCAGCTGGCGGCCAACACCTCCACAGTGGAGCTCATCGACGACCTGGAGCCCGAAGATCCCGACGAGGCGGGGGAGCCCATGACACGTACACGCAATAACTCAGCCATTCATATCAAAGTTTTCTACCCTGATCCCCAGTGA
- the pop7 gene encoding ribonuclease P protein subunit p20 isoform X2: MTEPRNPGMSSVPQSNPSHTESSSQAVEMDPVEYTLRKRLPRKLPKRRNDVYVNMKTDFRAQLARCQKLLDGGGHREICVHGLGLAINRAINIALQLQASSQGALQLAANTSTVELIDDLEPEDPDEAGEPMTRTRNNSAIHIKVFYPDPQ; encoded by the coding sequence ATGACTGAACCACGCAACCCCGGGATGTCCTCCGTCCCCCAGAGCAACCCGTCCCACACGGAGTCCAGCTCCCAAGCCGTAGAGATGGATCCAGTGGAGTACACCCTGAGGAAGCGTCTGCCCCGGAAACTTCCCAAGAGGCGGAACGACGTCTACGTTAACATGAAGACCGACTTCCGGGCCCAGCTGGCGCGCTGTCAGAAGCTGCTGGACGGTGGCGGTCACAGGGAGATCTGCGTCCACGGGTTGGGCCTCGCCATCAACAGAGCCATCAACATCGCCCTGCAGCTGCAGGCCAGCAGTCAGGGCGCTCTGCAGCTGGCGGCCAACACCTCCACAGTGGAGCTCATCGACGACCTGGAGCCCGAAGATCCCGACGAGGCGGGGGAGCCCATGACACGTACACGCAATAACTCAGCCATTCATATCAAAGTTTTCTACCCTGATCCCCAGTGA